The sequence TTACGGCGCGGGGTGATACCTGGACCTTCGTCTATGCGACCGACGAGCAGGGCCAGGAGAACGGGATCGTGGATGTCCACAGCGGCAGCGAGCAGGTGGGGCTCAACGGGCTCCCGTACCGGGAGTGGTGAGGCCGGGATCCTGTACCTGGCCCTCCTGTTCAGCATCGTCCTGATCGGCATCGCGACGGCGGTCGCCGCCCCCGTCTGGCGGACCCTGGTCCAGCGGGAGAAGGAGGAAGAGCTCCTCTTCCGCCTGAACGAGTTCGATCGCGCCATCACCGCCTACCAGGCGGTGCACAAGCGCTTCCCGCAAAAGCTGGAAGATCTGCTGGAGGATAAGACCCAGCTCGCGACCCGGCGCTACCTCCGGCGGATCTACCCGGACCCGATGACCGGGAAGGCGGACTGGGTGCTCGAGTACCAGGTGGATACGGCGGGGGTGCCCTCCGGGATCAAGGACGTGCGCAGTCGCAGCACGGATGTCGGGTTCAAGCGGTTCAGAGGGAAGGGCGAGCGGTACCGGGACTGGTAGCGAAAGGAGCCGGTATGCGGGAGCGGGAGCGGGAGCTCAGGCGGCGGCGGCACCGGAAGAAGGAGGCGGGCAAGGTTAGGCGGAAGGCCGCCAGGGCAGCGGCGAAAACAGCCGCTCCCCGCGCCGAGAAGGGCAAGAAGAAACGGGCGGAGGTTGCGGCCGCCCCGAAGCCCGCGGCCCCCCCTGCGGCCGCTGTGGTGCCTCCCCCCGTGGCGGCGATCGAGCTTGCTCCGCCACCCGCTGAGGCTCCCCCGCCTCCACCAGCTCCCTCCTCCGGAGGCGCCACACCCCCCGGGGAGGAGCAGGCGACCAGCTAAACGATGGCCTTACCAATAGATCGGCATCACTGCTACCGTCCCGCGGAACCGCGACCCAGGCAGGAGGTGCCGTTGGAGCATCCCCACCGTACCGGTCTCGCCTTGGGCGCCCTGATCGGGCTGCTTCTGTCAGGTCCGGCCTGGGCGCAGACATTCTTCGAGATCACCCCCGCCGCCTCCTCGGCACAAGAACAACCCGCTATTGCTGCCCTCCCGAACCTCAACCAGTTCCTCGTCGTCTGGCAGGACTTTCAGGCCGGAACACTCTTCGACATCTCCGGCCAACTCGTGAACGGGGACGGGTCCCTTACCGGCTCAAAGATCACCATCTCGAACGCCGCGAACGACCAGCTCGCGCCGGCCGTGGCCTACAACTCCTCCACCAACCAGTTCCTGGTGGTGTGGCAGGAGCAGGACCCCCTGGCCGGGACGCTCTTAGATATCTCGGGCCAACTCGTGAACGCCGACGGCACCCTCAGCGGCACGAAGATTACGATCTCGAATACCGATAACGACCAGACGGCACCCGCCGTGACCTATAATTCCCAGACCAACCAGTTCCTCGTGGTGTGGCAGGAGCAGGACCCCGACGCCGGGACGGGCTTGGACATCTTTGGGCGGCTTGTCAACGCAGATGGCAGCCTCAGCACAGCGGAATTCACGATCTCGAACGCCGCCGGCGACCAGACCGTGCCCGCTGTCGCCTACAACTCCACGGCCAACCAGTTCCTCGTGGTGTGGCAGACATTCCAGGTGGGGGTCTCCCAGGGCCAGGACATTGCGGGGCGGCGCGTCGACGCCGGCGGCAACCTCCTCGGCAGCAGTGAGATCCCCATCTCCGCCGCCGCCGGCGACCAGACCGTGCCCGCTGTCGCCTACAACTCCACGGCCAACCAGTTCCTCGTGGTGTGGCAGACTTTCCAGGCCGGCACGCTCTCCGACATCTCGGGCCGGCTCGTCGATGCCAACGGCACCCTGAGCGGGACGAGCGAGATCACCATCTCGAACGCCACCAACAACCAGACCGCGCCCGCTGTCGGCCACAACGCCACCGCGAATCAGTTTCTGGTGGTCTGGGAAGACCTCAGTGCCGGTGGCCCCTTCTCCGACGTCTTCGCGCAACGGGTCGCTGCGGACGGGAACCTCTCCGGGGGCAATTTCGAGATCCGGAGTACGGATCCATCGAGCGATCGAGTTGCTCCACAGCTGTCTTTCAACGTCAACGCGAACGAGTTCGTCGTGGTATGGCAGGACGCACAGGGTGGGGCAACGACGGACATCGTCGGGCAGGTCACGGCGGGAGGCGGCACGGCCACCCCCCCCTCGGTAGTGGTGACTGCGCCAAACGGTAGCCAGACCCTGACGGTGGGTTTCTCGTTCAACATCACCTGGACTTCATCGGACCCGAGCGGCTTCATCGCGAGCCAGGAGATTCACCTGTCTACGGACGGCGGCCTCACCTTCCCCACCGTTATCGTGACAAATCTGCCAGGAAGCTCCAGCTCGTTCCCCTGGACACCGACCTCTGCGGACACAACGACCCAGGGGCGGATCCGGGTGACGGCCACAGACACCTCCGTGACACCTGCCACCGGGCAGGATGCCAGCAACGCCAACTTCACGATCGCCGAACCCGGGGCCCCCGGTACAGCACCGATAGACGGGTGCATGATCGCAACCGCCGCCTTCGGCTCGCCGTTGGCCGCCGAGGTGGAGACCCTGCGGGCCTTCCGCGACCGGTACCTCCTCCCGCACGCCGCGGGTCGCTGGGCCGTCGCCGCCTACTACCGCGTCAGCCCACCACTCGCCGATGTTATTCGCCAGCATGAGGCGCTCCGGGTGACCACCCGCGGCCTCCTCTGGCCGGTGGTCTGGTGGACACACCTGGCGCTGACCTGGCCGGTGCTCGCCTTCGCGTTCGCTGGGGGCGCGGTCCTCGCGGGCGGTCTCGGCCCGTACTACTTGGTGCGGGCCCGTTCGGCCGGCCGCGCGAGGAAGACAACGCGATGAGCCGACCCCGCCGCCGTCTGTGGATACGCTTCTTCTACGGGGGCGCGCTCGTCGTTGGCGCCCTGACGGCGACCAACCCGGCCGCCACCCCGCTCGCCGCCGAGGTGCCCGCGCGGGGGCGAGAGGGCGCCGTCACGCTGGGCGAGGCCAGCGCCGAGGTCCGGTTCCCCGAGCCGGTCCGCTACGCCGTCATCCTCCGTGAGGCCGGGAAGGCACGGATGGTATTCACCCGTCGGGATGTCCTCTTCCATTCCGGCGACCCCTCGCAATCGTGGACCGTCGAGCGGGTGGAGGCCCAGGCGCTCGTCCTCCGCAAGGGGCCCAGCGGCCGACCGCTCTCCCTGCCCCCCGCGAGCCCGATCCCCGGCTTTCCGGGCCATCGCTTCACCGGCACGGTCCTCCTCGACCAGGTGCACTACCGGTACAAGGCCGTCGAGCGCCTCACCCAGCCGGACCCCCTCCTCGTCACGCTGGAGGGCTCCCGGGCCACCCTGGAGGTCGAAGTCCTCCGGCCCCCTTGGGCTTCCCCGGCGGTCCCGCCCGAGGCGCGGAGTGTGC is a genomic window of Candidatus Methylomirabilis sp. containing:
- a CDS encoding type II secretion system protein — encoded protein: MSTAAASRWGSTGSRTGSGEAGILYLALLFSIVLIGIATAVAAPVWRTLVQREKEEELLFRLNEFDRAITAYQAVHKRFPQKLEDLLEDKTQLATRRYLRRIYPDPMTGKADWVLEYQVDTAGVPSGIKDVRSRSTDVGFKRFRGKGERYRDW
- a CDS encoding CFI-box-CTERM domain-containing protein, whose product is MEHPHRTGLALGALIGLLLSGPAWAQTFFEITPAASSAQEQPAIAALPNLNQFLVVWQDFQAGTLFDISGQLVNGDGSLTGSKITISNAANDQLAPAVAYNSSTNQFLVVWQEQDPLAGTLLDISGQLVNADGTLSGTKITISNTDNDQTAPAVTYNSQTNQFLVVWQEQDPDAGTGLDIFGRLVNADGSLSTAEFTISNAAGDQTVPAVAYNSTANQFLVVWQTFQVGVSQGQDIAGRRVDAGGNLLGSSEIPISAAAGDQTVPAVAYNSTANQFLVVWQTFQAGTLSDISGRLVDANGTLSGTSEITISNATNNQTAPAVGHNATANQFLVVWEDLSAGGPFSDVFAQRVAADGNLSGGNFEIRSTDPSSDRVAPQLSFNVNANEFVVVWQDAQGGATTDIVGQVTAGGGTATPPSVVVTAPNGSQTLTVGFSFNITWTSSDPSGFIASQEIHLSTDGGLTFPTVIVTNLPGSSSSFPWTPTSADTTTQGRIRVTATDTSVTPATGQDASNANFTIAEPGAPGTAPIDGCMIATAAFGSPLAAEVETLRAFRDRYLLPHAAGRWAVAAYYRVSPPLADVIRQHEALRVTTRGLLWPVVWWTHLALTWPVLAFAFAGGAVLAGGLGPYYLVRARSAGRARKTTR